The following proteins are co-located in the Spirosoma montaniterrae genome:
- a CDS encoding AraC family transcriptional regulator, translating into MVPKLHIVPKQIDNAFSIRHDKVPQFGSIWHYHPEIELHYLIKGEGIRFVGDSIGNFQQDDMILMGSNVPHTWKCNSPSSSDYHVEALVLHFHPECLGKEFLNVYETQGISKLFEQAKTGLVIKGNSKEKIKRLMWRMLQETGLNKVVYLLRIYVILLESREYEILSNTIEYTKSNQLDGNRMEKVLSFTLQNFRNKILIEDVAKLTNLSVTSFCRYFKMTANKSYFDFLTEVRLSHACRLLIKTDYTIAHVALDSGFENTSNFYRHFKNIKGTTPKQYKNVFFSG; encoded by the coding sequence ATGGTGCCTAAACTTCATATTGTTCCTAAACAGATTGACAATGCGTTTAGTATTCGTCATGATAAAGTGCCACAATTTGGCTCTATCTGGCATTACCATCCTGAGATCGAGCTTCATTATCTTATAAAAGGTGAAGGAATTCGTTTCGTGGGGGATAGTATAGGCAATTTCCAGCAGGATGATATGATTCTTATGGGCTCAAATGTGCCACATACCTGGAAATGTAATAGCCCCAGTTCTTCAGATTATCATGTAGAAGCTTTGGTACTTCACTTTCATCCTGAATGTCTGGGAAAGGAATTTCTTAATGTATACGAAACTCAAGGGATTTCGAAACTCTTTGAACAAGCTAAAACTGGGCTGGTCATCAAAGGAAATTCGAAAGAGAAAATTAAACGGCTTATGTGGCGGATGCTACAGGAGACGGGCTTGAACAAAGTGGTTTACTTGCTTAGAATCTACGTTATTTTACTGGAAAGCAGAGAGTATGAGATTTTATCGAATACTATTGAATACACAAAATCCAATCAACTTGATGGAAATAGAATGGAAAAGGTACTTTCATTTACCTTACAAAATTTCAGGAATAAAATTCTGATTGAGGATGTGGCAAAGCTCACAAATCTGAGTGTTACTTCTTTTTGCCGCTACTTTAAAATGACAGCTAATAAATCGTACTTTGATTTCCTTACGGAGGTACGCCTTAGCCATGCCTGCCGTTTACTTATTAAAACGGACTACACGATAGCGCATGTTGCCCTGGACAGCGGATTTGAAAACACCTCTAATTTTTACAGGCATTTCAAAAATATTAAAGGAACTACGCCCAAACAATACAAGAATGTATTTTTTTCAGGGTAA